In the Microtus pennsylvanicus isolate mMicPen1 chromosome 6, mMicPen1.hap1, whole genome shotgun sequence genome, one interval contains:
- the Gpt2 gene encoding alanine aminotransferase 2 isoform X1, producing the protein MQRAAVLVRRGSCPLASGPWVRSHSSAAAEASAALKVRPERSPRDRILTLESMNPQVKAVEYAVRGPIVLKAGEIEMELQRGIKKPFTEVIRANIGDAHAMGQQPITFLRQVMALCTYPNLLSSPSFPEDAKKRARRILQACGGNSLGSYSASQGVNCIREDVAAFITRRDGVPADPDNIYLTTGASDGISTILKLLVSGGGKSRTGVMIPIPQYPLYSAVISELDAIQVNYYLDEDNCWALNVDELRRAVRQAKDHCDPKVLCIINPGNPTGQVQSRKCIEDVIHFAWEEKLFLLADEVYQDNVYSPDCRFHSFKKVLYQMGHEYSSNVELASFYSTSKGYMGECGYRGGYMEVINLHPEIKGQLVKLLSVRLCPPVSGQAAMDIVVNPPVPGEESFEQFIREKEFVLGNLAEKAKLTEDLFNQVPGIQCNPLQGAMYAFPRILIPAKAVEAAQAHKMAPDMFYCMKLLEETGICVVPGSGFGQREGTYHFRMTILPPVEKLKTVLHKVKDFHLKFLEKYA; encoded by the exons ATGCAGCGGGCGGCGGTGCTGGTGCGGCGGGGCTCCTGCCCCCTTGCCTCGGGCCCCTGGGTCCGTAGTCACAGCAGCGCTGCAGCCGAAGCCTCCGCGGCGCTCAAGGTGCGACCGGAGCGCAGCCCTCGAGACCGCATCCTCACTCTGGAGTCCATGAACCCGCAGGTGAAGGCGGTGGAGTATGCCGTGCGTGGACCCATCGTGCTCAAGGCCGGCGAGATCGAGATGGAGCTGCAGCGG GGTATCAAAAAGCCATTCACTGAGGTTATCCGAGCCAACATTGGGGATGCCCATGCTATGGGCCAGCAGCCAATCACCTTCCTCCGTCAG GTGATGGCACTCTGCACCTACCCAAACCTGCTAAGCAGCCCCAGCTTCCCAGAAGATGCTAAGAAGCGAGCCCGGCGGATCCTGCAGGCTTGTGGTGGAAACAGCTTGG GGTCCTACAGCGCCAGCCAGGGTGTTAACTGCATCCGTGAAGATGTGGCAGCCTTTATCACCAGGAGAGACGGTGTGCCTGCCGACCCGGACAACATCTACCTGACCACGGGAGCTAGCGACGGTATTTCT ACGATCCTGAAGCTCCTGGTCTCTGGGGGCGGCAAGTCTCGGACAGGCGTGATGATCCCCATCCCCCAGTACCCCCTCTACTCCGCGGTCATCTCCGAGCTGGATGCCATCCAGGTGAACTACTACCTAGACGAGGACAACTGCTGGGCCTTGAACGTGGACGAGCTCCGGCGGGCGGTGCGACAAGCCAAGGACCACTGTGACCCCAAAGTTCTCTGCATTATCAACCCCGGGAACCCCACAG GCCAGGTACAAAGCAGAAAGTGCATAGAAGATGTGATTCACTTTGCCTGGGAAGAGAAGCTTTTCCTACTGGCTGATGAG GTCTATCAGGACAACGTGTACTCTCCCGACTGCCGCTTCCACTCCTTTAAGAAAGTGCTTTACCAGATGGGGCACGAGTACTCCAGCAACGTGGAGCTCGCGTCCTTCTACTCCACCTCCAAGGGCTACATGGGCGA GTGCGGCTACCGAGGGGGCTACATGGAGGTGATTAATTTGCACCCTGAGATCAAAGGGCAGCTGGTAAAGCTACTGTCGGTTCGCCTCTGCCCGCCGGTGTCTGGACAAGCCGCCATGGACATCGTCGTGAACCCCCCTGTCCCAGGCGAGGAGTCCTTTGAACAGTTCATCAGG GAAAAAGAATTCGTTCTTGGTAATCTGGCCGAGAAAGCGAAGCTGACAGAAGATCTGTTTAACCAAGTCCCAGGGATTCAGTGCAACCCCTTGCAAGGAGCTATGTATGCTTTTCCCCGGATCCTCATTCCTGCCAAGGCTGTGGAGGCGGCTCAG GCCCATAAGATGGCCCCAGACATGTTTTACTGCATGAAGCTCCTGGAGGAGACCGGCATCTGTGTCGTGCCTGGCAGTGGCTTTGGGCAGCGAGAAGGCACCTACCACTTCAG AATGACAATTCTCCCTCCCGTGGAGAAACTGAAGACAGTGCTCCATAAGGTGAAAGATTTTCACCTCAAGTTCCTGGAGAAATACGCATGA
- the Gpt2 gene encoding alanine aminotransferase 2 isoform X2, with translation MLQRRGAGSRVILGRFAMQRAAVLVRRGSCPLASGPWVRSHSSAAAEASAALKVRPERSPRDRILTLESMNPQVKAVEYAVRGPIVLKAGEIEMELQRGIKKPFTEVIRANIGDAHAMGQQPITFLRQVMALCTYPNLLSSPSFPEDAKKRARRILQACGGNSLGSYSASQGVNCIREDVAAFITRRDGVPADPDNIYLTTGASDGISTILKLLVSGGGKSRTGVMIPIPQYPLYSAVISELDAIQVNYYLDEDNCWALNVDELRRAVRQAKDHCDPKVLCIINPGNPTGQVQSRKCIEDVIHFAWEEKLFLLADEVYQDNVYSPDCRFHSFKKVLYQMGHEYSSNVELASFYSTSKGYMGECGYRGGYMEVINLHPEIKGQLVKLLSVRLCPPVSGQAAMDIVVNPPVPGEESFEQFIREKEFVLGNLAEKAKLTEDLFNQVPGIQCNPLQGAMYAFPRILIPAKAVEAAQAHKMAPDMFYCMKLLEETGICVVPGSGFGQREGTYHFRMTILPPVEKLKTVLHKVKDFHLKFLEKYA, from the exons GGTTATCCTCGGCAGGTTCGCGATGCAGCGGGCGGCGGTGCTGGTGCGGCGGGGCTCCTGCCCCCTTGCCTCGGGCCCCTGGGTCCGTAGTCACAGCAGCGCTGCAGCCGAAGCCTCCGCGGCGCTCAAGGTGCGACCGGAGCGCAGCCCTCGAGACCGCATCCTCACTCTGGAGTCCATGAACCCGCAGGTGAAGGCGGTGGAGTATGCCGTGCGTGGACCCATCGTGCTCAAGGCCGGCGAGATCGAGATGGAGCTGCAGCGG GGTATCAAAAAGCCATTCACTGAGGTTATCCGAGCCAACATTGGGGATGCCCATGCTATGGGCCAGCAGCCAATCACCTTCCTCCGTCAG GTGATGGCACTCTGCACCTACCCAAACCTGCTAAGCAGCCCCAGCTTCCCAGAAGATGCTAAGAAGCGAGCCCGGCGGATCCTGCAGGCTTGTGGTGGAAACAGCTTGG GGTCCTACAGCGCCAGCCAGGGTGTTAACTGCATCCGTGAAGATGTGGCAGCCTTTATCACCAGGAGAGACGGTGTGCCTGCCGACCCGGACAACATCTACCTGACCACGGGAGCTAGCGACGGTATTTCT ACGATCCTGAAGCTCCTGGTCTCTGGGGGCGGCAAGTCTCGGACAGGCGTGATGATCCCCATCCCCCAGTACCCCCTCTACTCCGCGGTCATCTCCGAGCTGGATGCCATCCAGGTGAACTACTACCTAGACGAGGACAACTGCTGGGCCTTGAACGTGGACGAGCTCCGGCGGGCGGTGCGACAAGCCAAGGACCACTGTGACCCCAAAGTTCTCTGCATTATCAACCCCGGGAACCCCACAG GCCAGGTACAAAGCAGAAAGTGCATAGAAGATGTGATTCACTTTGCCTGGGAAGAGAAGCTTTTCCTACTGGCTGATGAG GTCTATCAGGACAACGTGTACTCTCCCGACTGCCGCTTCCACTCCTTTAAGAAAGTGCTTTACCAGATGGGGCACGAGTACTCCAGCAACGTGGAGCTCGCGTCCTTCTACTCCACCTCCAAGGGCTACATGGGCGA GTGCGGCTACCGAGGGGGCTACATGGAGGTGATTAATTTGCACCCTGAGATCAAAGGGCAGCTGGTAAAGCTACTGTCGGTTCGCCTCTGCCCGCCGGTGTCTGGACAAGCCGCCATGGACATCGTCGTGAACCCCCCTGTCCCAGGCGAGGAGTCCTTTGAACAGTTCATCAGG GAAAAAGAATTCGTTCTTGGTAATCTGGCCGAGAAAGCGAAGCTGACAGAAGATCTGTTTAACCAAGTCCCAGGGATTCAGTGCAACCCCTTGCAAGGAGCTATGTATGCTTTTCCCCGGATCCTCATTCCTGCCAAGGCTGTGGAGGCGGCTCAG GCCCATAAGATGGCCCCAGACATGTTTTACTGCATGAAGCTCCTGGAGGAGACCGGCATCTGTGTCGTGCCTGGCAGTGGCTTTGGGCAGCGAGAAGGCACCTACCACTTCAG AATGACAATTCTCCCTCCCGTGGAGAAACTGAAGACAGTGCTCCATAAGGTGAAAGATTTTCACCTCAAGTTCCTGGAGAAATACGCATGA